A stretch of Carya illinoinensis cultivar Pawnee chromosome 14, C.illinoinensisPawnee_v1, whole genome shotgun sequence DNA encodes these proteins:
- the LOC122294816 gene encoding cytochrome P450 714C2-like produces the protein MGKQTKPTKLISTYVKGGRQKTRAMEDQLKFDAAKIFIAVAILGFVGLFVRLYNALVVKPDRLRSALRKQGITGPPPTLLLGNIWEIKKALSTTVTAPVGEIPVSHNCAALIFPFFEQWRKQYGDLFVISLGITPKIFINEPGILRELTTCTSLDFGKPAEQQEELGPLLGQGIITSNGAIWARQSKILAPEFYMEKVKGMINLIIESTTPLLNSWRSRIETEGGTADIHIDDYMRSFSGDVIARACFGSNYVQGEKIFLKLRALMGVMSMMGLSIGIPGLRYLPTRSNREGWRLQKEVRNLILEVVKERQKASDHEKDFLHMVLEGAKNSGLSQEATESFIVDNCKNIYMAGYESTAASATWCLMLLASNQEWQARVRAEVLDICQGSTLDADMLRKMKQLTMVIHESLRLYPPAPVVPREALNDMKLGNINIPKGVNVWTVPMISHTDPEIWGSDALKFNPARFANGIKGACSHPHLYMPFGFGPRVCAGQHLAMMELKIVIAVLLSNFSFSPSPTYSHAPAIRIIIEPKNGVHLLVKKL, from the exons aTGGGGAAACAAACCAAGCCAACCAAGCTCATTTCTACGTACGTGAAAGGTGGAAGACAGAAGACTAGGGCCATGGAGGATCAGCTCAAGTTTGATGCAGCAAAGATATTCATTGCCGTTGCAATTCTTGGTTTCGTCGGACTGTTTGTACGCCTGTATAATGCGCTTGTGGTGAAGCCTGACAGGCTTCGATCTGCACTGAGAAAGCAAGGCATCACCGGACCACCGCCGACTTTGCTACTTGGAAATATTTGGGAGATAAAGAAGGCCCTATCCACCACAGTTACGGCTCCCGTCGGAGAAATACCCGTCTCCCATAACTGTGCTGCTCTCATCTTTCCATTCTTTGAGCAATGGAGGAAACAATATG GTGATTTATTTGTGATTTCTCTGGGTATCACaccaaaaatattcataaacgAACCTGGCATTTTGAGAGAGCTAACCACATGCACATCCTTGGACTTTGGGAAACCAGCGGAACAACAAGAAGAGCTTGGTCCTTTGCTTGGTCAGGGCATTATCACTTCAAATGGGGCTATATGGGCCAGGCAGAGCAAAATCCTTGCTCCTGAGTTTTACATGGAGAAGGTCAAG GGAATGATAAACTTAATTATCGAGTCGACCACACCACTGCTAAACTCATGGAGGAGTAGGATTGAGACTGAGGGTGGAACTGCAGACATACACATCGACGATTACATGAGAAGTTTCTCTGGTGATGTTATCGCAAGGGCCTGTTTTGGCAGCAACTATGTGCAAGGGGAAAAGATTTTCCTAAAACTAAGAGCTCTAATGGGGGTCATGTCCATGATGGGTTTGTCCATTGGCATACCTGGCTTAAg GTACCTTCCTACGAGAAGCAATAGGGAAGGATGGAGGTTACAAAAGGAAGTCCGTAATTTGATACTAGAGGTAGTAAAGGAGAGACAAAAAGCCTCTGATCATGAGAAGGATTTCCTGCATATGGTTCTTGAGGGAGCTAAGAACAGTGGCCTAAGCCAGGAGGCTACCGAAAGTTTCATTGTTGACAACTGCAAGAACATATACATGGCTGGGTACGAGAGCACTGCAGCTTCTGCCACATGGTGCCTCATGCTTTTAGCTTCAAATCAAGAATGGCAAGCCCGTGTCCGTGCTGAGGTTCTCGACATTTGCCAAGGTAGTACACTCGATGCGGATATGCTTCGTAAGATGAAACAG CTAACGATGGTGATACATGAATCGTTACGTCTTTATCCACCTGCCCCCGTGGTGCCTAGGGAGGCCTTGAATGACATGAAGTTGGGGAACATTAATATCCCCAAGGGTGTCAACGTTTGGACAGTGCCGATGATATCGCATACTGATCCAGAAATATGGGGATCGGATGCCTTAAAGTTCAACCCAGCTAGATTTGCAAATGGAATTAAGGGTGCTTGTAGTCATCCGCACTTGTACATGCCATTTGGATTTGGGCCCCGCGTGTGTGCTGGACAACACTTAGCCATGATGGAACTCAAGATAGTGATAGCAGTACTTCTCTCCAACTTCTCGTTCTCCCCCTCCCCAACGTACAGCCATGCACCTGCTATTAGGATCATCATAGAACCTAAAAATGGAGTACATCTCTTGGTGAAGAAGTTGTAA